The Amaranthus tricolor cultivar Red isolate AtriRed21 chromosome 2, ASM2621246v1, whole genome shotgun sequence genome contains the following window.
AGTCgtatttttttatgaatataatttaccatCTTGTATCACAATGGATCATAAAATTTGTAGATGAAGGTTAGACTTCAAATGATATTTATATTGCAGTTTTACGTGTTGAATCAacttatgattttcaaaaatcaaaaccaatTAAGTTGTGTCATTATTAATTTACGTTTTCAACCAGGTTTTCAATATCAGTTAGGAAATTAtcatttgctatattttttactTATGGACTAtggttgttttattattttgattcttttgcttttgctttttgTATCCCAATTTACccaaatttttgatttatttatccTAATAAGTTTTACCCTTGAGCTGACCCGACTTGTTTAAAGAACATGAATCTAACCTGTGAGAAGTGAGTTTGGGTTGACTTTTGAcgcaattaattaaatgggtcgatCGACTTGATCTATTAAAATTTCAAACCTAAAATAAACATGTATAACTTAACTCATTTAACTAATGAGTTAATTTTGAGTTAAATCAGCAATAAGTATAGTATAACCTGAACTTGatacattaaatatttttaaattttttgtagcagatacaaaataaacaactcaTAAAcgaaaagtttaaaattaaggCATGAAAATAAGATGTAAGCAATATTACAAACcctaaaatgaaaacaaaaaactctaaACGAGTTAAGTGGTTCGAAATCAGATCGATCTATTCTGTTGTATATTAGATTAGAATTATGATTTTTGACTCATTTAACTAAACGGAATAGATTTAGATTAATAGAATCCTGAGTTctactttttaaaataatgcGCTAACTCAAAGATAACTTTAGAAGTAACTAATTACATAATAtagattttattattctttgCATATAGTATTCTCTCAATCAAAAAcctattatttttatcaatttcacaaaatttatcttatttttattttagattgaaatttattttttaaaatttttattcacACAGTTTTTCATTATCATCTGATCTTGCTTAGTACAATGTCTTCCATTGCGTGCACCaccatatttatttttattttatttttttaatttatcaactAAATCATAATAagtcaaatttaatttattcattcCCAAAAAAAGGTTTGAGCTATTAAGAATAAGATCACCTTGGAAAATGGGGATACTTAAAACGAAGCAAGGCGTACGGATGGGTCCATCTTTTGTATCCGGCTTTTGTTAGTAAAAGCCAAAGAGGAATGTTAAAGGTTGTTTGTTTGGTAATTGGTAGGTAGGCACGTAAAGGGAGTTGAACAAGATCATATTTTCATGCTTTAGATCTCTTGGATGTCCTAATCACTCAAATCATGTTTTCATTTTCCCATCATTCTACATTTCTAGCCCATGTTTTCCTTTTTACTTCAATTCCAAGTTTATATTTGGCCTAAATATTTTACTTAAATTCATCGGTGATTGATGAGATCTAaacttataatatgtttttgttATATTGGCGTATGGTATTACGTCAAGAATTTAATATgatcaaaaatttaaactgatgaTAATTAACACCTTATTTTATGTTAATTATgttttatcaataataataaacttacGCTATATTTTGAAAAGAACTTTGAATGAAAGGAAAAGAGGGAAAGGGGGAGGGAATGATAAGAAACTTTTCTCTTGATTGTTTAAGAGTTGAAGGAAGGGAGGGGAACTTTTTTCCATCGAATCATACAACTTATGAAAATAAGAATTATGTGAGAATATAACTTATTACCTTTACctttagaaaaataatatttgcaTGCTCCAATGGAGCCAAAACTTGATTCTCttgtcattaataaaagtaagGAAACTAATCTCTTTAAATCACTTCCTTTCTAATTCATCCCTTCCAAGTCTGTTAtccaaataaaagaaattacaCAAATTCTCATATGAGACGATCTCAAGGTGAGATCATTTTAATTGGATTGGCCTAATATACattgatttttaaagtaatggctttttatagttttaaagctATCACTTATagcttaaagtaatcacttagaGATACGGGCTTACTTGTATGGACTCGTCTCATAGTAAGACGATCTCATATAAACGTGCTGAAGAAATTATTATCCCCTCTAATTGAATTCCTACATTTCCTTTTCGTACAAATCCTTtcatcaaaacaaaatattaacgcCAATGCTAATAGACTTAGacattcttaatcataacgttaTCATTATGACCGAGGATGATTAATTATGCTTTCCAAATCATACTAATACAACTACTTTGTTGTACACAATTGTACTTCCAATAATATTATCTCCTAAAATATGCCTTAAAAACATAGAAATTCAGCCAACATTTTTATGATACATGCACAACTCCTAAAAATGCAAATTAACGCAACAATTGCTTTTCAAGTTTAATCACACCAAGTCGCGCCTCCCACGCCAAACTCTAAGTATCTTCTACCCAACTTGTaataatatgattatttttcctaattattCATATCCCTTTCCCTTTACTCTCTCTGCCTTTCTTTTTTACACTTCCTAAGAAACTAATCCACCATAACCATGATCATTCCTAGGCCTAAATTTCATATAAATATGCAACAAACCAAAtcctataataaattaaatcttcATACCGAAACTTATTTAGAGGCTAGTTATCATTCAAGCTGTACCCaaaaaaagtgtttttggctTATTATTTCAGATAACGTTAGTCCTTTATTTTGATAAAACGCTATTTGATATTCGATAAAGTAACATTTTAAGTAGCGTTTAGTTGTTTGACAGTTGTTTAAAAAAACGATCAAATGAAGATTATGGGTGGGAGAGTAGGGTTGGTGTTGGTTTTGATAGGAGTTTtgttgaaagtaggtgttagtCATGATTATGGGGATGCTTTAACCAAGAGTATATTATTCTTTGAAGGCCAAAGGTCAGGGAAATTGCCACCTTCTCAACGTATGACTTGGCGTAAGGATTCCGCTCTTCGTGATGGCATCCAAATTGGCGTAAGTCCTTTCATTTTCTTCTCGAGTTAtttcattttccttttattaGTTGCTCGATCATATTGCATGTCAATTGGATAACTATGTAATGAAAATACATCGTTGGATATTTAATAGTTACGACACTCACATATAGTAATGGTTATTGAATAGTTGCGATACTTACATAGTTgtccttatttatttttatttttaaaaaaaatatttaaaagaaaaaaaatcatatgttAGTCTAGTAGTTGACGAtgacttttcttttattattgtgATATGATTTTGAGTTTCATCACCTAAATAATTGATTAATTCTCTCTGCCTTTTTgtctttaataaaaaatataaaaaataatataaaatttaaaatttaaaatagtgaataaaggataagaaaataaaagatgataCAATCATTTATAACTtaaagatcttgtttgattcgtttcaatgtaaagattattaatattaactttttataattataattttaatcatgcttaataaaagatattaataataaaattattgctCAGTCAAATAAGACTATTAGGATGAATATTACaaagtattaaaaaatcaaaaatttagcGTTTTCAGGTTGATTTAGTAGGAGGATATTACGATGCTGGTGACAATGTAAAATTCAACTTCCCTATGGCATTCACAACAACCATGCTCGCTTGGAGCGTAGCGGATTTTGGACCCTTTTTTGGTTCCGAACTCCAACACGCTCACGATGCCATCCAATGGGCGACGGACTACTTCTTGAAGTGCACTAGTGTTCCTGGGTTCGTGTTCGTGCAAGTCGGAGATGGCTTCGGAGATCACAATTGTTGGGAGAGACCCGAAGATATGGACACACCGCGAACACCCTTCGCGGTTAGTAGAACAAATCCAGGGTCTGAAGTTTCAGCTGAGATTGCTGCTGCATTGGCTGCTTCTTCTATTGTGTTAAGGTCTTCTAATCGTACTTATGCCGCACGTCTTCTCAGCCGGGCTAAAACGGTATGCTCTATTATTAATGTGCATCATGTGCATTTTGGTCCTTACATAGTTAGCTTAGCCACTTGGtcaaaattaaagcaaaatttccGAGTGTTTAATGATAGTCAGAAAAGTCATTTGGTGTACCAATTTTTTCTAGTGttcatttaattttcaaattatacTTGAATTATGTAGGAGATTTATTTTACATATGCAAAATGTTTATTTTACGATTAAAAACAACTAACCTTGAAATCATTTtaactatatatttatacatgGTAACTCGTAAGTGTCTATTTTAGCTATAgaggaaattatttttttatatcagTTAGTGTAGATACAAATAAGTCGAATACCAAAAATTTAGGAAAACTCTACATGATTATCCTTCAAAtcttgactatatatatatatatatatatatatatatatatatatatatatatatatatatatatatataatcgcCTTCTTTAATTTACATAAATGTAATAGATGGAAATGAACTTATTTGACCATATATGTTAGTTGATCGTTAAAAAACATGTAATTGGATCATTTTAACTGCTAGTTAATGACTATTTAATGTAATTGTTTTGACATAAAAGATCACTTAAATTGATGACAGAATGTTTAGTCtcaataaaaatgaaaagtCTGTTTAATActaaataaagtttaaatgaccaCTTAAGTTTTTTTGAGATAGAAGGCTATGTgagtaataaaattatttataaacctCAATATGATTATCATGTGAATTAACAAAAACATTGTACGATGAGTCTGATTACCTTATAGAAtaagttaaaaattatttgagCTAGTTAGTTAGTTAGGGCTTTTCCTAATAAAGTTTCCTAGCTTAAAATTCCCAATTGTCTCAAAATTTTCCTAGTGGTGTCCTAATTAACGCCTATGTATATATCGGTCAGGTATTCAATTTTGCAGATTCATACCAAGGCAATTACAATGAAAGTCTTGGACCTTGGGTTTGTTCATTTTACTGTGATTTTAGTGGTTATCAGGTAATTTAAAGCAAATTATTCTTCTAATTAATTATGATGTCatgattaattatttgttaattttatgtAATATACTCTTAATCAACACTATGATATATTGTTACAGGATGAATTGATCTGGGCAGCGGCATGGATATACAGGGCATCAAAATTGTCTTTTTACTCGGATTATGTTCTGAAGAATATGTACAAATTAGATCCACCTTATAATGGAGGTAGTTTTGCAGAATTTGGATGGGATACCAAGCATGCTGGCATCAACGTACTTGTTTCCAAGGCAAGTCTTAGTGTGTTCTTGGATAGTATTCCCTCTGTCCTTGTGAATTTGCAAATGTAGTGATATTAGATATGTTGTGATGGAAAATGTCACCTGCGATAAGAAAAAACTCACACAaacagaaaaaataataatttattgttaCAACAAACTCATGAAAAATAAACCGAAAAAACAATAACGATCACATAGATTAGTAGGCAAGAAACCCTAATTCAGAATAACGGAAACAAATATGAATTGAAATCGAAGATATAACTCATATTATCATATTTACGTCTGTTCCGGTTAAAAATTGGAAACAATCAAATAAATGGGTACCTTCGGGTGGATGTGTTGGTCAAACGGTGGTTGAtcggaaaacaattgaaatccTGAAAATAAACACCAACAACCCCGGGGGTGGTCCCCAAGGTGGTGCCTCCAACGCCCAAATTAGTACCCACGTATAAGCTATATGTTGTAGAGTAGTatttttagagagataaagTATTTTACTTAGCTTACTGAAAATATCATCCCCTTTACTTACCTCCTAAGAGGTATATATATAGAGGCTACTAGTGGACTTTTGatgtgtaaattttatttaaccgcaagcgcacggtgtacgtgtagtTGAGGGTCGAACATAAGGAAGTTAGGACAAGGAACTTGCTAATCtctactaattatattgcttgAAAAGGGAAAAATATTTTGATTGGTTGTTTAAATGATAAACTAAAAATGCAATTAAAATATTGATTGGAACTATATGATAAAAGATCTAGGGTGTCGGGAATCCtctaaattcttgtatgatcaaactcTTATTAGCGTCTATGAAATGTCAGATTAATTATGTGATTAAATATGATCTtattaatctcaaactctcgctctgttgattaactattatatttagaccctactaattcaattctcacacgctagttttattgaacgaattaataagaatttaactaataccctaaagcaaagttgatcttaatctcacacgctagttctattgactagttcaacaaagcatatttaatttagggttattggcACAATTTATCCACTTTAATCCTAGTTTCATAGACACATTCAAtcatcaaatcatacttgaatcATACTCACTATTCATGGTGGAAACAATGAACACAAACCCTAGAATGAAACTAAGCATGATAAAAGATGAGAATAATGAAATTTGCaaggaaaaacaataattaaactatGAAACACACAATTAAAGATCCAACTGAcaaaataggaagaacaatTTATTAAATGACGATCTctaagaaaacaattaaagtaTGACAAggaaacattaaactaatacaaatttgatgaagaaagattaaactaataatgAGAAAGTAAATTAAAGACAAGAAATCAAAAGCTTACAAGAATTAAAAATGGTCTTTAATGGGGAAAGATGAA
Protein-coding sequences here:
- the LOC130806932 gene encoding endoglucanase 8-like isoform X1, translating into MAFTTTMLAWSVADFGPFFGSELQHAHDAIQWATDYFLKCTSVPGFVFVQVGDGFGDHNCWERPEDMDTPRTPFAVSRTNPGSEVSAEIAAALAASSIVLRSSNRTYAARLLSRAKTVFNFADSYQGNYNESLGPWVCSFYCDFSGYQDELIWAAAWIYRASKLSFYSDYVLKNMYKLDPPYNGGSFAEFGWDTKHAGINVLVSKLGIANHLQPNPFVVNADKFVCSVLPESPTKSVSYSPGGLLFKEGGSNLQHSTALSFLFLVYARYTSSIKNTIRCGNVIVKPTKLADFAKRQVDYILGDNPLKMSYMVGYGQKYPQRIHHRGSSLPSINVYQKKLECQAGTSYFFSSNPNPNVLVGAVVGGPDIHDKYADSRADFPHSEPATYINAPLVGLLAFFKAH
- the LOC130806932 gene encoding endoglucanase 8-like isoform X2, translated to MTWRKDSALRDGIQIGVDLVGGYYDAGDNVKFNFPMAFTTTMLAWSVADFGPFFGSELQHAHDAIQWATDYFLKCTSVPGFVFVQVGDGFGDHNCWERPEDMDTPRTPFAVSRTNPGSEVSAEIAAALAASSIVLRSSNRTYAARLLSRAKTVFNFADSYQGNYNESLGPWVCSFYCDFSGYQDELIWAAAWIYRASKLSFYSDYVLKNMYKLDPPYNGGSFAEFGWDTKHAGINVLVSKASLSVFLDSIPSPNPFVVNADKFVCSVLPESPTKSVSYSPGGLLFKEGGSNLQHSTALSFLFLVYARYTSSIKNTIRCGNVIVKPTKLADFAKRQVDYILGDNPLKMSYMVGYGQKYPQRIHHRGSSLPSINVYQKKLECQAGTSYFFSSNPNPNVLVGAVVGGPDIHDKYADSRADFPHSEPATYINAPLVGLLAFFKAH
- the LOC130806932 gene encoding endoglucanase 8-like isoform X3, whose product is MTWRKDSALRDGIQIGVDLVGGYYDAGDNVKFNFPMAFTTTMLAWSVADFGPFFGSELQHAHDAIQWATDYFLKCTSVPGFVFVQVGDGFGDHNCWERPEDMDTPRTPFAVSRTNPGSEVSAEIAAALAASSIVLRSSNRTYAARLLSRAKTVFNFADSYQGNYNESLGPWVCSFYCDFSGYQDELIWAAAWIYRASKLSFYSDYVLKNMYKLDPPYNGGSFAEFGWDTKHAGINVLVSKASLSLGIANHLQPNPFVVNADKFVCSVLPESPTKSVSYSPGGLLFKEGGSNLQHSTALSFLFLVYARYTSSIKNTIRCGNVIVKPTKLADFAKRQVDYILGDNPLKMSYMVGYGQKYPQRIHHRGSSLPSINVYQKKLECQAGTSYFFSSNPNPNVLVGAVVGGPDIHDKYADSRADFPHSEPATYINAPLVGLLAFFKAH